Sequence from the Dermatophagoides farinae isolate YC_2012a unplaced genomic scaffold, ASM2471394v1 contig7, whole genome shotgun sequence genome:
CGAAAGTAGTGATTCTTTAAACGACGAAGATCTAATTGTTTCTGAATGCTCTGACGATAATTTGGACAATAATGAGATCAATTAGTTTTTCGTCATTTAAGATTTTTCtgatattaaaatttttatctgaTATTTTTTAGTTCCAAAactaattatttttattcaatatgaaaatccaaaaaaataaataaataaactaaaaattatttattaagTGCTCTACTAATGACTGCAAATAGTCGGTGTAATTCAGTAATTTAATTGTtaggaaattttttgttatttgagAATATAAAACTACAGTTATCAAGCGTACTAAGCTttattaatatataaaacCTAGCTTTTTATGGTTTTGGGTAACTCAAAGccaaatcattttgtttctaaaACCAAAACTTATAAGAACAAATGTATTTCCGATAAAATACCAAAGGCGAAAAAAATGCTGTTCAAGTTATCCTAGTGATGGTTCAacatcaacgaaaaaaaatacgagtTAAttgttcttcatcatcagatgatgatgaaccaccAAGTGCTTTTTCTGATAACCGGAGAAATAAGAATGATATAACAAATTCGCATTTACGCAAACTAGGTGAAAATACAcagaaaattgatgataatctaaaTGTTGCAAATTCACGATTAGATTTTATCAAAACAGgttcacacacaaaaaaaaatcaaattagcAACAATCAAGCGTCaactgataatgatggccaaGTAATAGATACGTTCAAAGGTACAGATAAAACAACttcaaaacatttatttaaaCAAAACGATAATACTATAAACTTTAACACATCATCAAGTAATGAAGATTTAATTTTACCAGTTACTAAAATTAAACTACAGAAAACTACCACTGTTCAGACCGAGTCTACtactaaaaacaaaaaacaaaagctCGATGGAAAAACCACTTTTGATGTTTCGAACAACTCTAATTCTTTGTCAAGTGACGACGAAATAACTATATCTATCAAAAGTAGTTCAGCAAGACTTTCTTACGATGACGAACCAATTAAACCCGTAAAAAGAATTGAAGCTAAATCTTCACTCCACATTGATTCTTCAtcaagtgatgatgaacttgtTAAAGCTGTACAAAAAACTGTTTTTTAAACCTTCAGTTCTTGATAACTCCTCTtcaagtgatgatgaaccagtTAAACCTGTACAAAGAATTGCAGCTAAACCTTCTGTTCACAATGATTCTTCTtcaagtgatgatgaacctGTTAAACCCGTACAAAGAACTATTACTAAACGttcaattcatgatgattcttcttcaagtgatgatgaacccGTTAAAGCTGTGCAAAAAACTGTTATTAAACCTTCTGTCCAGAATGATTCTCCTtcaagtgatgatgaacccGTTAAACCTGTACAAAGAACTGTTATTAAACCGTCAGTCCACGGTGATTCTTCGTctagtgatgatgaaccagtTAAACCTGTACAAAGAATTGCAGCTAAACCTTCTGTTCACAATGATTCTTCTtcaagtgatgatgaacctGTTAAACCCGTACAAAGAACTATTACTAAACGttcaattcatgatgattcttcttcaagtgatgatgaaccagtTAAACCTGTACAAAGAACTGTTATTAAACCTTCAgttcatgatgattcttcttcaagtgatgatgaaccagtTAAACGTGTACAAAGAACTGCAGCTAAATCTTCTGTTCACAATGATTCTTCTtcaagtgatgatgaacccGTTAAACCTGTACAAAAAACCATTACTAAACATTTAGTTCATGATAATTCTTCTtcaagtgatgatgaatcagtTAAACCTGTACAAAGAACTGTTATTAAACCTTCTGTTCACAATGATTCATCGTctagtgatgatgaacccGTTAAACCTGTACAAAGAACTGTTATTAAACCTTCAgttcatgatgattcttcGTCCAGTGATGAACCAGTTAAACCTGTACAAAGAACTGTTATTAAACATTTAgttcatgatgattcttcttcaagtgatgatgaaccagtTAAACCTGTACAAAGAACAGTTATTAAACCTTCAgttcatgatgattcttcGTCCAGTGATGATGGACCCGTTAAACCTGTACAAAGAACTGTTACTAAACATTTAgttcatgatgattcttcttcaggtgatgatgaaccagtTAAACCTGTGCAAAGAACTGTTATTAAACCTTCTGTTCAGaatgatttttcttcaagtgatgatgaaccagtTAAGCCTGTGCAACCAACTATTTCTAAATCGTCACTCCACGTTGATTATTCAtcaagtgatgatgaacttgtTAAAGCTGTACAAAAAACTGTTTTTAAACCTTCAGTTCATGATAATTCCTCTtcaagtgatgatgaaccagtTAAACCTGTACAAAGAACTGTTATTAAACCTTCTGTTCACAATGATTCTTCTtcaagtgatgatgaacccGTTAAACCTGTACAAATAACTATTACTAAACATTTAGTTCATGATAATTCTTCTtcaagtgatgatgaaccagtTAAACCTGTACAAAGAACTGTTACTAAACATTTAGTTCGTGATGATTCTTCTtcaagtgatgatgaacccGTTAAACCTATACAAAGAACTGTTATTAAACATTTAGTTCACAATGATTCTTCGTccagtgatgatgaaccagtTTAAACCTGTACAAAGAATTATTACTAAACCCTCAGTTCACGATGATTCTTCTTCGAGCGATGATGAAACCTGTTAATCCTGTACAAAGAACTGTTATTAAACATTTAGTTCACAATGATTCTTCGTccagtgatgatgaacctGTTAAACCTGTACAAAGAATTGCAACTAAACCTTCTGTTCACAATGATTCTTCTTCGAGCGATGATGAACCTGTTAAGCCTGTACAAAGAACTGTTATTAAACCTTCAGTTCGGAATGATTCTTCGtccagtgatgatgaatcagtTAAACCTGTACAAAGAACTGTTATTAAACCTTCAATTCACAATGATTCTTCGTccagtgatgatgaacctGTTAAACCTGTACAAAGAATTGCAGCTAAATCTTCTGTTCAGAATAATTCTTCTtcaagtgatgatgaaccagtTAAAACGTGTACAAAGAACTGTTACTAAACGTTCAgttcatgatgattcttcTTCACGTGATGATGAACCCGTTAAAGCTGTACAAAAAACTGTTATTAAACCTTCTGTCCAGAATGATTCTCCTtcaagtgatgatgaacccGTTAAACCTGTACAAAGAACTGTTATTAAACCTTCAGTTCGGAATGATAATTCCTCTtcaagtgatgatgaacccGTTAAACCTGTACAAAGAATTGTTATTAAACCTTCAGTTCGGAATGATTCTTCGtccagtgatgatgaatcagtTAAACCTGTACAAAGAACTGCTATTAAACCTTCAGTTCATGATAATTCCTGTtcaagtgatgatgaacccGTTAAACCTGTACAAAGAACTGTTATTAAACCTTCTGTTCACAATGATTCACCTTCAAGTGACGATGAAATAGTTTTACCGAAGGGGAAGAAATTTATAGAagttaatgattttttcgatttttcttcTAGCGacgacaaaaagaaaaatgccAAAGATGTCAACGCTTCTATACCTAATAgcagaagaaaaacaaaaaaattaatggtTAATGATACATCAACGGAAAAAAGCAGATAACTCCCCAAGGTTTGATGATTCTTCATCTGAAGAAGAACTTTTAAGTGCATTTGAATATCAAACTTCAGCTTCAAATCTCATCGACTCTTTATCAAATAAAAGTGATATAAGTAATGTTGCTGTCTTGTCAcgtaaaagtaaaaaaattcgaatttcaaacaatgcaatcaatttatcatcaagttCCGACGAAGAATTCAgaaatttgaacaacaatgaagttttggataaaaatcaaaaccagCGTGTTTCAACAGAATTAGAGttaaacgaagaaaaaaaaaaaatgcttagATAATGATGTTAAAAAAGACAATCAAAAGTCGGttacatcaaaaaaaattaactatTCGACTCAGATTTCAGACAATCAAATATCAGAACAAAATTCCAATAATGCAGCGCATAAGCACCACGATCAATACGGACTCTCCCTTTCATCACCTAAAATGTCTAATTGCCAACTTAAAACGAATAACCACGGAATACACGCATCAAGCGATGTGCATGTAAGCAAAAAAGTATGTATTCGTGAGAATCAACGAACTTTTGACACAGAGTCAAGTAACGATCAATTTGAAActccattatcatttcataCCCCTTTACACGACACTGCCAGCGAAACTAGTTTCACCTGTGAACAAGACGAAAATAGAGTGAAGTTAGTCGAAGAATGCAATTTGGACGACTTCAGTTCCGAATCTGATTGAACTGTTGTCTGATTGCTCATATGTTCACGCGATcagttatttattttcatttataacagctaagtaaaaaaattcacgCTACGCTACGTCTTTTTGCATACTTGAGATAGATTGATAAATAtacaaaatgtttattttatatttagaTATGATTTAAGAAAGTTCCAAACACGATCTTTGATAACACAATATAACAAGTTTATCTAGGAAAATTTCTTGTGCTACATACAGTAAAAGATGTCAGATGCATGTGACAAAAAACACACGCTACACAAAGATtcttttgaaatttcaaaagtAGAAATAGATAAAATGCCAGAAATTCAGTCGACCGCAAATCTGATGAAGATGGAAGAAGAAAGTCAAAAGCTATTAAAGTTGAATATGAAGGGAGGCCAGAATCACAATGCAAAAAGTCAGCACAAAAGATGACcttaaatataaatatggGCAGGAGAGAAGATGTCTGTGAAACCCCATTGATACAGACACCCAATGTAACGCTAAATTCGCCTTCGTGTTTAAACCTCACGCCTCTTTCTCCGTTAATGATAAATCAAGATGCTTTGTCTTTCTCGCAGCTAGAAGAAGATTGTTTATCAGAGTGTGTGGTAAATACGCCAAGAGGCGAACTGGTCGAATGGGactaaataaaaaactttattttcAGAGATTAAATAATTTCCTTATTAAAACCATTGTCTAGAAAACTGTGAGCAAGTTTTCGGCGATACCCATTTGCTGCTTTGGCTAACTGTAGTATAACAGTTAAATTTTATAAGTTGAACTGCTAAAGACATGAAGTGATCGCTCATTCTGTAAACAGCAAACAAAGTCAGTTTCAGCTTAGGCGCAGAATAATTAAAAATCCAATACTCCGTTGTTGGACACCACCCAGTGAGTGTGTACTAGCCAATGAACACACTAACTAAGTGTTTTAAATGCTTGTTAGTTTGTACCCACAACAGATGACTGGCTTCTGTTCGGTATCTTTCAGCTGAAAAGATTCTCGATAAAAGTTGTCCCGCATACTGTTATCGttaaatttttcgtttttttgtttttcttctattgACTCTGCCATAGCGAGCAAAGTATCTGACACATTTTGTTTCGAAATCGCACTGgtttcaaaaaacaacagcccGTTTTCATTTGCATACTGTTGGGCTTCTTCGTATGTAACTTTTCGTAAATTTTCTCCGTCAACAAGATCTATTTTGTTTCCAATAAGTATGATCACGATTTCTGCTGGCGCAGATTGTCGCAGATCTGACAGCCACCGAGGAATATTCATGTAGCTTTGTCGCTCAGTGATGTCGTACACCAAAAAACAACCTAAAGCCCGGCGGAAATGGCTTTTTGTGATAGATCTAAAGCGTTCCTGCCCAGCGGTATCCCATATATAGAAAGACTTTTGTTTGCCCGACTTGGTATTTACGACGATCGTTTCAAACTCGATTCCAATAGTAGCTGAAGGCTTGTcaggcaattttttttttgcaaaagaCATAACCAAGTGTGTTTTTCCAACGCTGGCGTCTCCCAGAATAAGCACTGCAAACTCTTAATCAGGCAAACTTACGCTTGTTCATTGTGGCGTTCATGACAGATATGATGTCTTATAGTTGTACATTTAGCGCTGCAAAGTGTGACGACTtcaaacgaatgaaattttatttctatgattatatttaatcaataaattatttgaacgctttatttttttggcagtgccaaaaacaattgaagCTGTATAACCTAAGTACATCTACATGAGATCTAAAACTAAACGCTTGAGATTTCCTTGCGCGTCTATTTTAGACAGGATATAATTAGAATAGTTATTTTGTATGTGGACACAGTAAGGAATAATATCTGGTtcttcgaaaattttttcaataataatgctgTATATTCCTTGAATGAGCGTCGACGCATCTTCTGGCAAAGAGCTCACGTCGAGCTTTTGAGTCTGGAAGTTGAATAGATCGAATAAACAAGTGTTATGGGAACATTGTTTGTGTTGCACCGATATTTCGTGCGCAAAAGTGTTTAAATTCTCTATCAAGCTTTCGCGTGTAAAGCAAGCAAAGTAATTGAAActcatagaaaaaaataaatgggtTTCTACTAATTTATATTTAACGCTGTGTATACGAGCAATACATGGAGAAATCGAGGAAAGATCGGGTTCGTAGTAAATGTTTGCCAGAACATTAGCAAGAAGCTGAATTGCATCGAGTTCTGGGAATTGGTCTAGCATTGAAGCCGAGAATATCGTTTGTTTGGTAGATATGCTGTACTTCAAGCATTCGTACCagattttatatatttctgTTTGGTTCTTAGCTACAGAACGCGTGTATTGCCAAACATAGTTTTGATTCACGGtataaatgaaatcaatcagaTTCATTAAACtgttaataaaatttaatcCTTTCAACAATTTGCAATAATCGAGCGAGTTGGCCTTTGTGTCGATAAGGCTCAGACCCTGAATAAGAGATAGGTTGTTTATAGGGTCTCTAAGAGCTTGAATAGAGTCGAGCAAATTAGATGGCATAAAATATTCGTGCAAATTATCTTTGTTGCAAACATAGACATTTTCCACAACCTCAGACTCGTTCTCAATCACAGACTCTGCATTAAAAATAAGATTAGTTAGCTTTAAGACGGATTCTGACTCAATAAAATACAGTAACTGAAGCAGTACGTTTTCAATGTCAGACTTTCTTTTTGTCGCTTCGTCCCAGTTTTTAATGTTTAAAATAAACAACGCATGAAAAAAGATTGTGACGATAAACGAGATAAAATGACCGTTTCcctcgtttttgtttttcggaCAAATGACGGTTTGGAAAAactcaaacaaaacaaaaattcgaaaTGTCTCCATAGGGTTTTGAACGGGGTTAATCTTATTAGACAGATGAGCGTGAACCACATTTTCGATctgttcgaaaaaaataaatgtgaaatgaTACTCGCTACTTCGTACAAAACTTCGTGTGTCAGGCGTCGGACAATTGGCGCTATTTTTATATTGCGTCAACACATTATCACAACTGCCGTTGAAAATAGAGTCAATAAGGTGTTTAATTCTTTTCTGGTAAGTTTCGATCACGTATGAATAAGAACTTGACAAACTATTCAAGTTTGAACTCAAATGTTCCGTTAAACTGTGAAAATGGAACAAGGAACCTTCCAACAAGATTTTGCATTGGGCGTAAAAATTTCGGCGAATTTCAGCATTATTGTGGACTGTATCTAATTTAAAAACTTCGCCTCCACTCCAGAAGTAGAAATTGTACATCAGCTCTGCCCGCATAGGGATTGTACATTGATAGAGCGTGAGACAAGACAGATGTGTTGGAACTCCCTTCCACCATATCTTAAAATTTCTAATGTCATTTCGGTAAAAAAAGTTATCTAGGTAGTAGATATATTCTAGCTGTGTAAAGTTCGCGTgataaaaagtttttgaGAGCAAAAAAAGCTCCAAAGGAAATCCTCTTGTCAAATGTATAAAGACTTGATTAGAAATTGTGGTTTCAGACTGAAGATTTTCGTACTTAACTAAGAGTTGTGAGTCCAGTTTTGTTTCAGAAATGTCTTGCCTAAGCACGCTTATGACTGCTCGCGAGAACAAGAAAGGAGTGAAATAGTAGGCTGGAATCACAGCAATTTCGGCAGAGTCGATTTTCAAAGAAACGTTCGAGTCTGGGCCGAGTTTATTCAAATtagattgaaacaaaacgtGGTACTTTGGATACAAGAAGTTTTCAGAAAACAAGCCAAAAAGCTTGTTGATTTTAGTTGTCAAAATGTCCTTGCGTTTGTAACTGATATGGTAgttcaataaatgaaaacagaTCATTTCCAAAAGAAATAACGGTTTATTCGACAGCCTAAATGTCTCAATGGCTTTGCACAAGCTAGCAGCATTCAACAATAGACAGTCTACAAAACTAGAAATCAGATCGAAATGAGCCAAACCGACCGTCAAATTTCGCatgaaatgaacaataatTACACACCATTGCTCGCCGATAAAGCTGTCTCCGTCTGGTTGCAGTACGACCGCATTAAGCAAGACAAACAATAGCTGAATTAAGCGACTGCAAAAATTAACAGacaaaaaagatgaataGGTCACAAACGTAGTAATAAAAGCTAAAATATCAGTAATATCTGCCGAGTGTTTATTGTACAGTTCTTCCAAGTAATCATAGGTAATTTCGTCGCATTTGGCGAAAATCTCCAGCGATAATTCGCCAtacaaacttttttctttagcTAACTCAAGAATAAATGATATTACTGGGTTAGACGCCATAAAATGCGGTTTCAACTCATTTCTTGCGTCTGTtagatgaaaattcaaattataagCCAAAAATTACTACCTAATACatttattaaattataaaagaaagaaaaataccCGCACGACTTTATGCACTAACTTATCAGTCTGCTATCACTTCTTCGTCAACAAGGTTATCACTATCGTCGTTAGAGCTATAGTTAGAGTCGTTCATTACCTCGGGCTTGTGGCTGTTTAGTTCATCCAAAGAagtaaatatttttccaGCTCCCAGACTCAAAATCATACCTTCTTTAATTTTACTTATATCTTCAGCAACGAAGTCGAATTTGGTTGGATCCAGGTATTTTAAAACACACCTGATGTATTGACACATAAAAACTCCGCAATCTAGAGAGCCCGCGTTTTGTTGAGGCAAATCGGATAccactatttttttccaagcaGTGAGCTCATAATCGAAATCTTTTTCACGCTTTGACTTATAATAGAGAATAAATTTAACCAAATATTCTATTACAGCGAATCCTGGCCGCAACGCGATGTCTTGTTCTGCGGCAGAAAGTGAAAATCGAAGCCCATACTCACTATTGGAAAGCAGTTTTCGCACACCAGCAGAGTATTGCGACTGAGTGGAATCGAGCCAATACacctttttgtttttcacgtCAGCAACCAATAATATCCAATGCACGGAAAAATAATTGTAAGGAAAACAAAGGAGTGAATAGTCGTCTAAATTTACGTTTGCTCGCTGCAGATATTTGTGTAAGCGTTCAAAGACTTCAATGCACTTTTCCCTCACTTTCAAGCTAGCCATGATTCTCTTGATTTCAGACTTCCATGAACTCATGTTTGAAGGTAATACAATGTTGTCAGACAAAACTTGTTCCTCTTGGTTTGGTTTTGCTTGAAACGCTATGTCGAACTGGTTCATATAATCTGTTTCGAATACATACACTTCTTTCGATTCATAGTGCTCTTTGAGCAGCGATATGTAAATATTAATAACGTCCGCGTTCAATTCTGTTTGTAAACGTGACATGATCTGactattttcgttttttgaaACACTTTTGGTGTTTGCAAAACGGAGCATCAAACCATCTGGCTGAAGACATCTCAACAAAGTTTTATATAAATAAGGATATTTATTGTTGCACATGATGGACTTTGAGTCTGGAGAGACATCCAGATAATGTAGTAAAAGTTCTCTGTTAAATTCCCGGTGTTTTCCAGCAACCCACTCGTCTAggtcattttcaacaaagcGAGCGCGTACGATAGATGCAAACCTTTTTAGTACACAGTTTACGCCCTCATTGCAGcgtttcaaaaaataattaaactCTATTATTTCTTTTAGCATATATATAGTAGTAATCGAATTCGAATAGCTGGAATCCACTCTGATTGAAAGAAAGTCCAAATCGTCGAAGTGGAAACAGTAAAAACAATTCTCCACCAACAAGTCCGAATTCGTAGCTGCTGTGGTGTTTTGTTTATCCATCTTACTGATCAAAACAGTATTTGTTGACAGTTCAATAtctgttttttctttaattttaCGGTTTATCTTGCTTTTCGAAAGTTTAGATTCGTAACGCGAATgcaagttttttgtttcgttatcactgttttttttcgcatttCTAGAGTCTGAAAAAGTTTTAGGCTTGTAAACCAAGTCGGAACTGTACCAATAATCGTCATTTTGTTCTGCTTTTGTGTCTAGCTCGCTTTTGCTGGCtttataaataatttttttgtaagCAGAAGAATCGATTATAGAACTTTTTTGCTTGGTAAGACgcttattttttctttcattcttgATGAGTGAATCTAGATCTTGATTTAAGTTGTCTGAACTATCTACAACCATTTATTTCAGTGCCAAATCAGCgagtttagttttttttctttgccaaAGCAAATTAGATAATAACGTGTATCATTTATGTCTTTCTGAGGTTGCAGAAAGaataatattaatttatCTCATGTTAAAATAAATACAAGAAGttttagaaataaaaattttttttgggtagTTTCGTCGTGTTAACACtgcaaaaaacaataacagtCCATAGACAGACAACGACTTAACAttagaaataaaaactaatggcaaataaaaaactaGCGACCGTAGGCGTCGTCAGACTTCACAAATTACCGCATTTACTTGAAATTtctgatttaaaaaaatttttttcgcaatTCGGGACAATCAAACGTACAATTATATGTCGAAGTGCGAAGACAGGAAACTCAAAAGGTTTTggtttcattgaatt
This genomic interval carries:
- the LOC142598113 gene encoding ras-related protein Rab-4B-like, translating into MNRKKLLILGDASVGKTHLVMSFAKKKLPDKPSATIGIEFETIVVNTKSGKQKSFYIWDTAGQERFRSITKSHFRRALGCFLVYDITERQSYMNIPRWLSDLRQSAPAEIVIILIGNKIDLVDGENLRKVTYEEAQQYANENGLLFFETSAISKQNVSDTLLAMAESIEEKQKNEKFNDNSLTDSSSLDEESFRTEGLITILCTGLTGSSSLEEELSFRTEGLITVLCTGLTGSSSLEGESFWTEGLITVFCTALTGSSSREEESS